A section of the Diabrotica virgifera virgifera chromosome 8, PGI_DIABVI_V3a genome encodes:
- the LOC126890424 gene encoding uncharacterized protein LOC126890424, protein MWRNHVCLRERKNRFSQVEFSQVFDGLLAKKGVPPKKNDEENSLSNLLNESQPANPPHSEIQLWASSESTEPSTSGKNPNNEVSIANQFQPQQPTRPKSREHHPGSNKKQDTIANLVVKIKTDEDLDFAISKALDRRKIAQQIVDDLSSTIKESQTLNQNYKKNQQQTLEIDAELKIAEQNVQALKAQRKKVGKCQSKYASEN, encoded by the exons ATGTGGCGAAACCACGTATGCCTGCGAGAAAGAAAAAATAGA TTCTCCCAAGTAGAGTTCTCCCAAGTATTTGACGGCCTATTGGCGAAGAAAGGAGTTCCTCCAAAGAAAAATGATGAGGAGAATAGTCTAAGTAATCTATTAAATGAGAGCCAGCCTGCCAATCCACCACATAGTGAAATTCAACTCTGGGCGTCATCGGAATCAACTGAGCCATCCACAAGCGGAAAGAATCCAAATAATGAAGTATCAATCGCAAACCAGTTTCAGCCCCAGCAGCCAACAAGACCGAAAAGCAGAGAACATCATCCTGGGAGTAATAAAAAACAGGACACCATTGCCAATTTGGTAGTAAAAATCAAAACAGACGAagatctagattttgccatttcaaaagcattggacagaaggaagATTGCTCAACAAATTGTAGATGATTTAAGTAGTACAATAAAGGAATCGCAAACGTTGAACCAAAACTATAAGAAGAATCAACAGCAGACACTGGAAATCGATGCAGAGTTAAAAATTGCTGAGCAGAATGTGCAAGCTTTAAAAGCGCAGAGAAAAAAAGTTGGTAAATGCCAAAGCAAGTATGCTTCCGAAAATTAA
- the LOC126890095 gene encoding hatching enzyme-like: protein MRRPRCQHSDNDFIARTPWKKHHLQWYFPQRTVDAQKDAEIAFQMWQNVSNLTFTMVTIPGVDPPDITITMVSKTHYFRRNCMGGDECPSTVGGGVLGHSYFPTSGETCVEIHLDIDQSWHFGTDSVPEGRTSFLMVLVHEIGHALGIAHSATPNAIMYSVYADKIRVLHDDDINAVQYLYGGNSKYAPIPQFTTMQIPINISTTTRQAPSRQSIHPHHTTLSTTTTTRLAPSRQSIHPHYTPITTTNATPTRHTTRKQLILKNLCDIIPDFMFLATAPEFSNYRLYIAHDKFIWKLDLNDMIIPSQPELLIDYIPTQLRQYTLQHIFQTTSGDLVTIVSPNKYF from the coding sequence ATGCGTCGCCCACGTTGTCAACACAGTGATAACGATTTTATAGCACGTAcaccatggaagaaacatcaccTGCAATGGTATTTTCCTCAAAGAACGGTTGATGCTCAGAAAGATGCGGAAATTGCTTTTCAGATGTGGCAaaatgtttcaaacttaacatttACAATGGTTACAATTCCAGGTGTGGATCCTCCTGATATTACCATAACTATGGTTAGTAAAACTCAttattttagaagaaattgtATGGGTGGTGATGAATGCCCAAGTACAGTAGGTGGAGGTGTTTTAGGGCATTCTTACTTTCCTACTTCCGGCGAAACATGTGTAGAAATCCATTTAGATATAGATCAGTCCTGGCATTTTGGGACTGATTCTGTACCCGAAGGACGTACTAGTTTCCTTATGGTATTAGTTCATGAAATCGGACATGCCCTCGGGATAGCTCATAGTGCTACTCCAAATGCTATCATGTATAGCGTCTATGCAGATAAGATTCGTGTTTTACATGATGATGATATAAATGCTGTGCAATATTTATATGGAGGTAATAGTAAATACGCTCCAATCCCACAGTTCACAACCATGCAAATACCAATAAATATCTCAACAACCACAAGACAAGCACCTTCTAGGCAGTCAATCCACCCACACCATACAACGCTTTCTACAACTACAACCACAAGACTAGCACCTTCTAGGCAGTCAATCCACCCACACTATACACCAATAACTACAACGAATGCAACACCGACAAGACATACAACTCGTAAGCAGCTGATCCTCAaaaatttgtgtgatattattccagattttatGTTTCTAGCCACTGCTCCAGAGTTCTCAAATTATCGATTATATATTGCTCATGACAAATTTATATGGAAACTAGACTTGAATGACATGATTATTCCATCTCAACCAGAACTCCTTATCGATTATATACCTACACAATTACGTCAGTACACTCTACAACACATTTTTCAAACAACAAGCGGTGATTTGGTTACAATTGTGTCTCCAAACAAATATTTCTAA